A window of the Oscillospiraceae bacterium genome harbors these coding sequences:
- a CDS encoding immunoglobulin: MKLTKYERETIICYNEEETTASVYTHNKKLIQKLKRLSGKYPDKVKLERPEHRGAVSYLVPKRCVSVREPYSDRRREVDSLRAKTAKIRPPDRSIRSENK, encoded by the coding sequence ATGAAACTTACCAAATATGAGCGGGAGACGATCATCTGCTACAACGAGGAAGAAACGACGGCCAGCGTCTATACGCACAATAAGAAACTCATTCAAAAGCTCAAACGCCTCTCGGGAAAATACCCCGACAAGGTAAAGCTGGAACGCCCGGAGCATCGCGGGGCCGTCAGCTATCTTGTCCCCAAACGCTGTGTTTCCGTCCGGGAACCGTACAGCGACCGGCGGCGCGAAGTCGACAGTTTACGGGCCAAAACAGCGAAAATACGCCCTCCCGACAGGAGCATACGCTCCGAAAATAAATAA
- a CDS encoding YodL domain-containing protein yields MPEENKERLKEITDSIEQGIQNLFQSDRYAQYLRTMSRFHRYSVNNTMLIYMQKPDATLVAGFNKWRDQLSRNVMRGEKGIKIIAPTPFKKKIEEEKLDPDTRIPMRDADGNIIMEEKEIKIPMYKVVSVFDVSQTEGKPLPMLANDLTGNVKQYEIFMEALRRSSPVPFAFETMEPNTDGYFSEKDQRIAIRSGMSEVQTVSAAVHEITHATLHNYEQARLAAAKSDETAEPPKPKDRHTEEVEAESVSYAVCQYYGIQTGENSFGYIASWSRDKELPELRASLETINKTASGLITDIDRNFREVLKEYDPVLEQFAGDVYQYTASVMEPPFPLNSIEEEVPATVGDLKSGYGKDTRAAIFNAAKVEGAASPDELLRRLDEIEKIYPPRETEAIYLLDNAAYLYLKENEDGYGYTLYDKGSLRETASGFADEGVSSIQTAYQQALVLENLAPETSEKVPLDILRDIAAVHEQDVQEYIRKNNLSMGDHQNPVPEAQDAPTSSKEAGMLPDAPELALDEYPMPDSDLTVADLEACGYLDGDLLPLSKDRALELFEQDLTVYMIEDGGASMAFDPDEIQAHSGLFAVSREEWEENREFSAAIEDRMKHQEQREAAFLNTSQDAFAIYQVKGGDELRDIRFEPLSWLESKGVSVDHGNYDLAYTAPLTDTGITDEKLAVLWDRFNNDHPADYHRPSLSVSDIVALKQNGVVSCHYVDSFGFKEIPAFLKPENYLKNAEMSMEDDYDMIDGIIDNGKNPTVAELEQQAKSGQPISLLDLAEASRRENDEKKKSVVEQLRNQPVSREHKKAAPDRGAEMER; encoded by the coding sequence ATGCCCGAAGAAAACAAGGAACGGCTGAAAGAAATCACCGACAGCATCGAACAGGGCATCCAAAACCTGTTTCAGAGCGACCGATACGCGCAGTACCTCCGTACCATGTCCCGGTTCCACCGTTATTCCGTCAACAATACCATGCTCATCTACATGCAGAAGCCTGACGCCACTCTTGTCGCCGGGTTTAATAAATGGCGCGATCAGCTCAGCCGGAATGTGATGCGGGGCGAAAAGGGAATCAAAATTATCGCGCCGACTCCGTTCAAAAAGAAAATCGAGGAAGAAAAACTCGACCCCGATACCAGAATTCCCATGCGGGACGCGGACGGCAACATCATCATGGAGGAAAAGGAAATCAAAATACCCATGTATAAAGTAGTTTCCGTTTTTGACGTGTCGCAGACCGAGGGAAAACCGCTGCCGATGTTGGCCAACGATCTCACGGGAAATGTGAAGCAGTATGAGATTTTCATGGAGGCGCTGCGGCGCTCGTCCCCCGTCCCGTTTGCTTTTGAAACGATGGAGCCGAACACGGACGGCTATTTCAGTGAAAAAGACCAGCGTATCGCCATCCGGTCCGGCATGAGCGAGGTACAGACCGTCTCCGCCGCCGTCCACGAAATCACTCACGCCACGCTGCATAACTATGAACAGGCTCGCCTTGCCGCCGCCAAGAGTGATGAAACCGCCGAACCGCCCAAGCCGAAAGACCGGCATACTGAGGAAGTGGAGGCCGAGAGCGTTTCCTATGCCGTCTGCCAGTATTACGGCATTCAGACCGGCGAAAACAGCTTCGGCTATATCGCTTCATGGAGCCGCGACAAGGAATTGCCGGAGCTGCGAGCCTCTCTGGAAACGATCAATAAAACCGCTTCCGGCCTTATCACCGACATTGACCGGAACTTCCGCGAGGTCTTAAAAGAGTATGATCCCGTTCTGGAGCAGTTTGCCGGGGACGTATATCAGTACACGGCCTCCGTGATGGAGCCGCCGTTTCCTTTGAATTCCATCGAGGAAGAAGTCCCGGCTACCGTGGGAGATTTGAAAAGCGGTTACGGAAAAGACACCCGTGCGGCCATTTTCAATGCTGCCAAGGTTGAGGGCGCAGCGTCCCCGGATGAGCTTCTGCGGCGGCTGGATGAAATCGAAAAGATCTACCCGCCGAGGGAAACCGAGGCGATATATTTGCTGGATAACGCCGCATACCTCTATTTGAAGGAAAACGAGGACGGGTACGGCTACACCCTTTACGATAAGGGAAGTCTGCGGGAAACGGCAAGCGGATTTGCCGACGAGGGCGTCAGTTCCATCCAGACCGCGTATCAACAGGCACTTGTCCTTGAAAATCTGGCTCCCGAAACCTCGGAAAAGGTGCCGCTTGACATTCTTCGGGATATTGCCGCCGTGCATGAACAGGACGTACAGGAATATATCCGCAAAAATAATTTGAGCATGGGGGATCATCAGAATCCCGTGCCGGAGGCACAAGATGCCCCTACATCTTCAAAAGAAGCCGGTATGCTGCCGGACGCACCAGAGCTGGCGCTCGACGAATACCCCATGCCGGATTCGGACCTGACCGTGGCCGATCTGGAAGCCTGTGGGTATCTGGATGGCGATTTGCTGCCGCTCTCCAAAGACCGGGCGCTGGAGCTTTTTGAGCAGGACCTCACTGTTTACATGATCGAGGACGGCGGCGCAAGCATGGCGTTCGACCCGGATGAGATTCAGGCCCATAGCGGCCTGTTCGCCGTGAGCCGCGAGGAATGGGAGGAAAACCGGGAGTTTTCCGCAGCTATAGAGGACCGGATGAAACATCAGGAACAGCGGGAAGCCGCTTTTTTAAACACCTCTCAGGACGCTTTCGCCATCTATCAGGTGAAGGGCGGCGACGAGTTGCGCGACATCCGGTTTGAGCCGCTCAGTTGGCTGGAATCCAAGGGCGTTTCCGTGGATCACGGCAACTATGATCTTGCCTATACCGCCCCGCTTACCGATACCGGCATTACGGATGAAAAACTGGCCGTTTTGTGGGACAGATTCAACAACGATCATCCCGCCGACTATCACAGGCCGAGCCTGTCCGTCAGCGACATCGTTGCGCTCAAACAGAACGGTGTTGTATCCTGTCATTACGTGGACAGCTTCGGTTTCAAGGAGATCCCGGCTTTCCTGAAACCGGAAAACTACCTGAAAAACGCGGAAATGTCGATGGAGGACGATTACGACATGATCGACGGCATCATCGACAACGGAAAAAATCCAACCGTTGCGGAGCTGGAGCAGCAGGCCAAGTCAGGCCAGCCGATTTCCCTTCTGGATCTTGCCGAGGCGTCGCGGAGGGAAAACGACGAAAAGAAGAAATCCGTTGTGGAGCAGCTCAGAAATCAGCCGGTCAGCCGGGAACATAAAAAAGCAGCGCCCGACAGAGGCGCGGAAATGGAGAGATAA
- a CDS encoding transposon-transfer assisting family protein, whose translation MFTNDEINLMCIYNTGTREGLIAELTQMRGYLGAAETELLALTDSALGKLRNMSDVEYAALDLLPDFDAESE comes from the coding sequence ATGTTTACCAACGATGAAATCAACCTGATGTGCATTTACAATACCGGGACGCGGGAGGGCCTGATTGCGGAACTGACGCAGATGCGCGGCTATCTCGGCGCGGCGGAAACGGAACTTCTGGCCCTGACAGATTCCGCGCTGGGAAAGCTTCGAAATATGAGTGATGTGGAGTATGCCGCGCTCGACCTGTTGCCGGATTTTGACGCAGAGTCTGAGTAA
- a CDS encoding aminotransferase: MQIKPFKVEEWMNAYEADARFNIAETCVDSVSLDELFSLTGEDKAAFLQQFCAKRLTYGDIEGAPLFRQGVCGLYKTIHPENIVPTHGASGANHHVFCSMLETGDRIVSIMPTYQQLYSIPESFQANVQLLHLKAENGYLPDLEELRRLVTPGTKMICINNPNNPTGALMSRELLQQIVEIARAADAWVLCDEVYRHLTQADGWCESIVDLYEKGISVSSMSKVFSLAGLRLGWIATRDRDVVRACLSHRDYNLISCGMFDEAVAGIALSHSERLLERNRGIVRENLAVLDNWVRQQAHVSYVKPQAGTTALVYYDLDLPSRIFCDEMYHQTGAFVTPGECFEMEYCMRIGYACDPQVLKDGLQAIDAYIEKKLAEGAAVRKELHHE; encoded by the coding sequence ATGCAAATCAAACCGTTCAAAGTGGAAGAGTGGATGAACGCCTATGAAGCGGATGCGCGCTTCAACATTGCTGAAACCTGCGTGGATTCTGTATCCTTGGATGAACTGTTCTCTCTGACCGGCGAGGACAAGGCGGCATTTCTGCAACAGTTCTGTGCCAAGCGGCTGACCTATGGTGATATCGAAGGTGCGCCCTTGTTCCGGCAGGGGGTATGCGGACTTTATAAAACGATTCATCCCGAAAACATTGTGCCAACACATGGCGCTTCCGGTGCAAACCATCATGTTTTCTGTTCAATGCTGGAAACAGGCGATCGCATTGTCAGTATCATGCCGACCTATCAACAACTCTACTCCATCCCGGAATCTTTTCAAGCAAATGTTCAACTGTTGCATTTGAAAGCGGAAAACGGGTATCTCCCTGACCTTGAAGAATTGCGCCGTCTGGTCACTCCCGGCACCAAAATGATCTGCATTAACAATCCGAACAATCCAACCGGAGCGCTGATGAGCCGTGAGCTGCTTCAACAGATCGTGGAAATCGCACGCGCAGCAGATGCCTGGGTGCTGTGCGATGAAGTGTACCGGCATCTTACTCAGGCAGACGGTTGGTGTGAATCCATCGTAGATCTTTACGAAAAAGGGATTTCTGTTTCCAGCATGAGCAAGGTATTTTCACTTGCCGGGTTGCGTTTGGGCTGGATCGCTACGCGTGACAGGGATGTCGTGCGCGCCTGTCTGTCCCACAGGGATTATAACTTGATCAGCTGCGGGATGTTCGATGAAGCCGTCGCCGGGATTGCTTTGAGCCACTCAGAGCGGCTACTGGAGCGCAACCGTGGGATCGTGCGGGAAAACCTGGCCGTTTTGGACAACTGGGTACGGCAGCAAGCGCATGTATCCTATGTGAAACCGCAGGCTGGCACGACAGCTCTGGTCTATTACGATCTGGATTTGCCCAGCCGCATTTTCTGTGACGAGATGTACCATCAGACTGGTGCCTTTGTTACACCGGGTGAATGCTTTGAAATGGAATATTGTATGCGCATCGGTTATGCCTGTGACCCACAGGTGTTGAAA